Proteins found in one Kineococcus endophyticus genomic segment:
- a CDS encoding Bax inhibitor-1/YccA family protein, whose protein sequence is MESKNPVFARSNEWKRNGYATFDAPSSAQRRPVDAPDASARTLEDWYQKPSATAAQSRRMTLDDVVLRTASLFAVLLVGAGVGYLGVTRTDLGFGLVIVPALVAMVLGIWAQVSKKVRPGVMFAYAALEGVFVGAISTFYASLYNGIVQQAVLGTLAAFAGMLIAYKTGVIRNSPKFTKVLLIAGVGYLVFGLVNLGFALLGGTSIYSGGGPLAVLVSAFGVVLASLFLVLDFDYIEQGIKNGLPVKESWRAGFGLMVTLVWLYLEILRLIAILRGND, encoded by the coding sequence ATGGAGAGCAAGAACCCGGTCTTCGCGCGCAGCAACGAGTGGAAGCGGAACGGTTACGCCACGTTCGACGCGCCCAGCTCGGCGCAGCGTCGCCCCGTCGACGCGCCCGACGCCTCCGCGCGCACGCTCGAGGACTGGTACCAGAAGCCGTCCGCCACCGCTGCGCAGTCGCGCCGCATGACCCTCGACGACGTCGTCCTGCGGACCGCGTCGCTCTTCGCCGTCCTGCTCGTGGGCGCGGGCGTCGGGTACCTCGGTGTGACGCGCACCGACCTCGGGTTCGGGCTCGTCATCGTGCCGGCCCTCGTCGCCATGGTCCTCGGGATCTGGGCGCAGGTGTCCAAGAAGGTCCGCCCGGGCGTCATGTTCGCCTACGCGGCCCTCGAGGGCGTGTTCGTCGGCGCCATCTCGACGTTCTACGCGTCCCTGTACAACGGGATCGTCCAGCAGGCCGTCCTCGGCACGCTGGCGGCGTTCGCCGGGATGCTCATCGCCTACAAGACGGGCGTCATCCGCAACAGCCCGAAGTTCACCAAGGTCCTGCTCATCGCGGGTGTCGGGTACCTGGTCTTCGGCCTCGTGAACCTCGGGTTCGCGCTCCTCGGCGGTACGAGCATCTACTCCGGCGGCGGTCCGCTGGCAGTCCTCGTCAGCGCCTTCGGCGTCGTCCTGGCCTCGCTGTTCCTCGTCCTGGACTTCGACTACATCGAGCAGGGCATCAAGAACGGCCTGCCGGTCAAGGAGTCCTGGCGCGCGGGCTTCGGCCTCATGGTGACGCTGGTCTGGCTGTACCTGGAGATCCTGCGCCTCATCGCCATCCTGCGGGGCAACGACTGA
- a CDS encoding NAD(P)/FAD-dependent oxidoreductase translates to MPRSAPTRVLVVGGGHVGLTTTLRLLRRARPGDLRVTVVDPRGYMTYHPFLPEAAAGSIDARNVVVSLRRSLSGVGDGAEVVTGDVVRLDHAQRRAVVRTGDGAERDLDYDVVVLAPGSVARTAPVPGLAEHAVGFKTVEEAVHLRNHVLGPLDLAEAATDPAVRERALTFVFVGGGYAGVEAVGELEDMARYALRLHPGLTAADLRFVLVEATGRILPEVGEGLGRYALGVLASRGIEVALGTTMTSCTGGRVVLSDGRVFEAGTVVWTAGVKAHPVLEATDLPLDEHHRLRVGADLRVQGVEGAWGAGDSAAVPDLTRPGATCAPNAQHAVRQARRLADNVLAVLRGGRPREYRHADVGSVASLGLHQGVAELRGVRVRGYPAWLVHRLYHLSKVPTPSRKAGVLLGWVQAALFHREAVAMTALSHPFAEFERAARS, encoded by the coding sequence GTGCCCCGGTCCGCCCCCACCCGCGTCCTCGTGGTGGGCGGCGGCCACGTCGGGCTCACCACGACGCTGCGGCTCCTGCGCCGGGCCCGGCCCGGCGACCTGCGCGTGACGGTCGTGGACCCCCGCGGCTACATGACGTACCACCCGTTCCTGCCCGAGGCGGCCGCCGGCTCGATCGACGCCCGCAACGTCGTCGTCTCGTTGCGGCGCAGCCTGTCCGGCGTGGGGGACGGAGCCGAGGTCGTGACCGGGGACGTCGTCCGGCTCGACCACGCGCAGCGGCGGGCGGTCGTCCGGACCGGCGACGGCGCCGAGCGCGACCTCGACTACGACGTCGTCGTGCTGGCGCCGGGTTCGGTGGCGCGGACGGCCCCTGTGCCCGGCCTGGCCGAGCACGCCGTCGGCTTCAAGACCGTCGAGGAGGCCGTGCACCTGAGGAACCACGTCCTCGGCCCGCTCGACCTCGCCGAGGCGGCGACGGACCCGGCCGTGCGGGAGCGTGCGCTCACCTTCGTCTTCGTCGGCGGCGGGTACGCGGGGGTGGAGGCCGTCGGGGAGCTCGAGGACATGGCCCGCTACGCGCTGCGCCTGCACCCGGGCCTGACGGCGGCGGACCTGCGGTTCGTCCTCGTCGAGGCCACGGGCCGGATCCTGCCGGAGGTCGGGGAGGGGCTCGGGCGCTACGCCCTGGGCGTGCTGGCCTCCCGGGGGATCGAGGTGGCGCTCGGCACGACCATGACGTCCTGCACGGGCGGTCGCGTCGTGCTGTCCGACGGGCGGGTCTTCGAGGCCGGCACCGTCGTGTGGACGGCGGGGGTCAAGGCCCACCCCGTGCTGGAGGCGACCGACCTGCCCCTCGACGAGCACCACCGGCTGCGGGTGGGGGCCGACCTGCGCGTCCAGGGGGTCGAGGGCGCCTGGGGTGCGGGCGACAGCGCCGCCGTGCCGGACCTCACCCGGCCCGGCGCGACGTGCGCACCGAACGCCCAGCACGCCGTGCGGCAGGCCCGCCGACTGGCGGACAACGTCCTCGCCGTGCTGCGCGGCGGACGGCCCCGCGAGTACCGGCACGCCGACGTGGGGTCCGTGGCCTCGTTGGGCCTGCACCAGGGCGTCGCCGAGCTGCGGGGGGTCCGCGTGCGCGGGTACCCGGCCTGGCTGGTGCACCGGCTCTACCACCTGTCGAAGGTGCCGACCCCGAGCCGCAAGGCCGGGGTGCTGCTCGGCTGGGTGCAGGCCGCGCTCTTCCACCGCGAGGCCGTGGCGATGACGGCGCTGTCGCACCCCTTCGCCGAGTTCGAGCGCGCGGCCCGGTCCTGA
- a CDS encoding uracil-DNA glycosylase: MPAEHPGTGEPYASPVPPGTGWPGDPSSPRTPVARSAEDVRELARTDLAELSARTCVCRACPRLVTWREDVARTKRRAFRSEPYWGRPVPSLGVADPRVLVWGLAPAAHGGNRTGRVFTGDRSGDWIVRALFRAGLANQPTSVHAADGLELLDTRIVAPVRCAPPDNQPSPAERDTCAGWLDAELALVAGDLRVVLALGAFAWASVLAAARRGGWHVPRPQPRFGHGAEAELGGPHGPVRLLGSYHVSQQNTSTGRLTEAMLDAVVARAAVLGRGPRERHGAGS, translated from the coding sequence ATCCCCGCCGAGCACCCCGGGACAGGGGAGCCGTACGCGTCCCCCGTCCCGCCGGGGACCGGGTGGCCGGGGGACCCGTCGTCCCCGCGGACGCCGGTGGCGCGCTCGGCCGAGGACGTCCGCGAGCTCGCGCGGACCGACCTCGCGGAGCTGTCCGCGCGGACCTGCGTCTGCCGCGCCTGCCCGCGACTCGTCACGTGGCGCGAGGACGTGGCGCGCACGAAGCGGCGGGCGTTCCGGTCCGAGCCGTACTGGGGTCGTCCCGTCCCCAGCCTGGGGGTCGCGGACCCCCGCGTCCTCGTCTGGGGACTGGCCCCCGCGGCGCACGGCGGGAACCGCACCGGACGGGTGTTCACGGGCGACCGGTCCGGCGACTGGATCGTCCGGGCCCTGTTCCGGGCCGGCCTGGCGAACCAGCCGACGTCGGTCCACGCGGCGGACGGCTTGGAGCTGCTGGACACCCGGATCGTCGCCCCCGTCCGGTGCGCGCCCCCGGACAACCAGCCGTCCCCCGCCGAACGCGACACCTGCGCCGGGTGGCTGGACGCCGAGCTCGCCCTCGTCGCGGGCGACCTGCGGGTCGTGCTGGCCCTCGGCGCCTTCGCCTGGGCCAGCGTGCTGGCGGCGGCCCGCCGCGGCGGGTGGCACGTCCCCCGCCCGCAGCCACGGTTCGGCCACGGTGCCGAGGCCGAGCTCGGCGGGCCGCACGGACCCGTCCGGCTGCTGGGCAGCTACCACGTCAGCCAGCAGAACACCTCCACGGGACGGCTCACCGAGGCCATGCTCGACGCCGTCGTCGCCCGGGCCGCCGTGCTCGGCCGCGGGCCGCGCGAGCGGCACGGTGCCGGCTCGTAG
- a CDS encoding SRPBCC family protein, with protein MSTVTATTTRRIDAPAARVLAALADYRGTRPRLLPEQFTDYEVVEGGQGPGTQVRWKLHATKKRVRDVHATVSATDRHALVESDANSTLVTTWRVEDDGPDAAEVVVTSEWNGASGIGGFFERTFAPRGLDRIYGELLDNLADAVAR; from the coding sequence ATGAGCACCGTGACCGCCACGACCACTCGACGCATCGACGCGCCCGCCGCGCGCGTCCTCGCCGCACTGGCCGACTACCGCGGCACGCGGCCCCGCCTCCTGCCCGAGCAGTTCACCGACTACGAGGTGGTCGAGGGCGGGCAGGGACCGGGCACGCAGGTGCGGTGGAAGCTGCACGCCACGAAGAAGCGCGTCCGCGACGTGCACGCGACGGTCAGCGCCACCGACCGGCACGCCCTGGTGGAGAGCGACGCGAACTCCACGCTCGTCACGACGTGGCGCGTGGAGGACGACGGACCGGACGCGGCCGAGGTCGTCGTGACGAGCGAGTGGAACGGCGCGTCGGGCATCGGCGGCTTCTTCGAGCGCACCTTCGCCCCCCGCGGGCTGGACCGCATCTACGGCGAGCTCCTCGACAACCTCGCGGACGCCGTGGCCCGCTGA
- a CDS encoding MmcQ/YjbR family DNA-binding protein, with amino-acid sequence MVTSGTLRGWALEPPGTHEEETWGAATFRVGAKIFVILREEDGTASVKASKADQAELIAGDGGTYGIASHVGRFGWVQVRLASADPVELRSVVLEAWRRTAGKRLQLALPDHLRALLPRR; translated from the coding sequence ATGGTGACGAGCGGCACGTTGCGCGGCTGGGCGCTCGAGCCCCCCGGGACGCACGAGGAGGAGACGTGGGGCGCGGCGACGTTCCGCGTCGGCGCGAAGATCTTCGTCATCCTCCGCGAGGAGGACGGCACGGCGTCCGTGAAGGCGTCGAAGGCCGACCAGGCCGAGCTCATCGCCGGCGACGGCGGGACGTACGGGATCGCCTCCCACGTCGGCCGCTTCGGCTGGGTGCAGGTGCGGCTCGCGAGCGCCGACCCCGTGGAGCTGCGGTCGGTCGTCCTGGAGGCGTGGCGCCGGACGGCGGGCAAGCGCCTGCAGCTCGCCCTCCCCGACCACCTGCGCGCCCTGCTGCCCCGGCGCTGA
- a CDS encoding Ppx/GppA phosphatase family protein, whose amino-acid sequence MSAVRRVAAVDCGTNSLRLLVADVDPATGAAHELERTMEVVRLGQGVDRTGAFAPEALERTFAALDRAAELVARHAPEAVRFVATSASRDVSNREEFAAGVRTRLGVDPDVVTGEEEAALSFAGATADLAPEESPYLVVDLGGGSTELVLGDDVVRAARSLDMGSVRMTERHLHGDPPTPDEVAAARADVRAVLAGSDVPVERTRTLVGVAGSVTTLTAAAVDLTEYVPGCLHGVRLPLEQVLAACERLLHATRAERAAMPFVHPGRVDVIGAGALVWASVLEHVAGRAGVTEVVTSEHDILDGIAVALARTL is encoded by the coding sequence GTGAGCGCCGTCCGTCGCGTCGCGGCCGTGGACTGCGGCACGAACTCCCTGCGCCTGCTCGTCGCCGACGTCGACCCCGCCACGGGGGCCGCCCACGAGCTGGAACGGACGATGGAGGTCGTCCGCCTCGGTCAGGGCGTCGACCGCACCGGCGCGTTCGCGCCCGAGGCGCTCGAGCGCACCTTCGCCGCCCTCGACCGCGCCGCGGAGCTCGTGGCCCGGCACGCACCCGAGGCCGTCCGCTTCGTCGCGACGTCGGCGTCGCGGGACGTGTCCAACCGCGAGGAGTTCGCCGCAGGCGTCCGCACCCGGCTGGGGGTCGACCCCGACGTCGTCACCGGGGAGGAGGAGGCGGCGCTGAGCTTCGCGGGCGCCACGGCCGACCTCGCGCCCGAGGAGTCCCCGTACCTCGTCGTCGACCTCGGCGGCGGGTCCACCGAGCTCGTCCTCGGCGACGACGTCGTCCGCGCGGCCCGGTCCCTCGACATGGGCTCGGTCCGGATGACCGAGCGCCACCTGCACGGCGACCCGCCCACGCCGGACGAGGTCGCCGCCGCCCGTGCCGACGTGCGGGCCGTCCTCGCCGGCAGCGACGTCCCCGTCGAGCGGACGCGCACGCTCGTCGGCGTCGCCGGGTCCGTCACGACGCTCACCGCCGCGGCCGTCGACCTCACCGAGTACGTGCCCGGCTGCCTGCACGGCGTCCGGCTGCCGCTGGAGCAGGTGCTCGCGGCGTGCGAACGGCTGCTGCACGCCACCCGCGCCGAGCGCGCCGCGATGCCCTTCGTCCACCCCGGCCGCGTCGACGTCATCGGCGCCGGTGCCCTCGTCTGGGCGAGCGTCCTCGAGCACGTGGCCGGACGGGCGGGCGTCACCGAGGTCGTCACCAGCGAGCACGACATCCTCGACGGCATCGCCGTCGCCCTCGCCCGCACCCTCTGA
- a CDS encoding DUF501 domain-containing protein gives MSSTPATQADLDSIAGRLGRVPRGVVGIAHRCRCGRPDVVETAPRLPDGTPFPTTYYLVDPVAAGAISTLEASGLMREMTDRIAADPELAAAYQRAHEDLLRRRAALGDADVPEIAGISCGGMPTRVKCLHALVGHALAAGPGVNPIGDETLERLAADGGWPATCPHTPSDA, from the coding sequence GTGAGCTCGACCCCCGCCACCCAGGCCGATCTGGACAGCATCGCCGGCCGGCTGGGCCGGGTCCCGCGCGGTGTCGTCGGCATCGCCCACCGCTGCCGCTGCGGTCGCCCGGACGTCGTCGAGACCGCACCGCGACTGCCGGACGGCACGCCGTTCCCGACGACGTACTACCTCGTGGACCCGGTCGCCGCCGGGGCCATCAGCACCCTCGAGGCGTCGGGCCTCATGCGCGAGATGACCGACCGGATCGCCGCCGACCCCGAGCTCGCGGCCGCCTACCAGCGCGCCCACGAGGACCTGCTGCGCCGCCGCGCCGCGCTGGGCGACGCCGACGTCCCCGAGATCGCCGGGATCTCCTGCGGGGGGATGCCCACCCGCGTGAAGTGCCTGCACGCGCTCGTCGGGCACGCCCTCGCCGCGGGCCCGGGCGTCAACCCCATCGGGGACGAGACGCTGGAACGGCTCGCCGCCGACGGCGGCTGGCCCGCCACCTGCCCGCACACCCCGTCCGACGCGTGA
- a CDS encoding FtsB family cell division protein produces the protein MATRRPTAPRSPSRSAGAAGRGGAPRQSARPAAGRGPGSTARNGSRPAPAARGRSAATMSPAERRRTRGPRVLVLSAVVLLLAIFLVPSLQKWLEQRSEIGRLNAQIAQQQDDLAAAKAEQARWNDDAYVIVQARERLRYVMPGEVPYVVDGSSDADAVSPQQAATTVPKPSAAWYENVWESLRLAGNPGDAPPPVTPGLGSSGTSSSSTP, from the coding sequence ATGGCGACGCGACGTCCGACTGCGCCCCGCAGCCCCTCCCGCTCGGCGGGGGCTGCGGGGCGCGGTGGCGCACCCCGGCAGAGCGCGCGCCCGGCGGCGGGACGCGGCCCCGGCAGCACGGCCCGCAACGGGTCGCGCCCGGCGCCGGCGGCCCGTGGCCGCAGCGCCGCGACGATGAGCCCGGCCGAACGTCGGCGCACCCGCGGACCGCGCGTCCTCGTGCTGTCGGCCGTCGTCCTGCTGCTGGCGATCTTCCTCGTCCCCAGCCTGCAGAAGTGGCTGGAGCAGCGCTCGGAGATCGGCCGGCTCAACGCCCAGATCGCCCAGCAGCAGGACGACCTCGCGGCCGCGAAGGCCGAGCAGGCCCGCTGGAACGACGACGCGTACGTGATCGTCCAGGCCCGTGAGCGGCTGCGGTACGTCATGCCCGGCGAGGTGCCCTACGTCGTCGACGGCAGCAGCGACGCCGATGCCGTGTCCCCGCAGCAGGCCGCCACGACGGTCCCGAAGCCGTCGGCCGCCTGGTACGAGAACGTCTGGGAGTCGCTGCGGTTGGCAGGCAACCCGGGCGACGCGCCGCCGCCGGTCACCCCCGGTCTCGGCTCGTCCGGCACCAGCTCCAGCAGCACCCCCTAG
- the eno gene encoding phosphopyruvate hydratase, giving the protein MATIEAVGAREILDSRGNPTVEVEVLLDDGTFSRAAVPSGASTGAYEANERRDGDKGRYLGKGVEQAVEAVIEEVGPALVGHDAHEQRLIDQVMLDLDGTPNKNRLGANAVLGVSLAVAKAAASAADLPLFRYLGGPNAHVLPVPMMNIVNGGAHADTGVAIQEFMIAPVGAASFREALRWGAETYHALKSVLKSRGLATGLGDEGGFAPDLPSNKDALDLILEAIGKAGFQPGSDIALALDVAATEFFGEGGYDFEGSKRSAEWMTGYYEGLVAEYPLVSIEDPLSEDDWDGWVHITNALGGKLQLVGDDLFVTNPERLQKGIDLGAGNSMLVKVNQIGSLTETLDAVDLAHRSGFTTMMSHRSGETEDTTIADLAVAVGSGQIKTGAPARSERVAKYNQLLRIEEELDDAARYAGAKAFPRSAGFTGRA; this is encoded by the coding sequence GTGGCCACCATCGAGGCCGTCGGAGCTCGCGAGATCCTTGACTCGCGCGGCAACCCCACCGTCGAGGTCGAGGTCCTGCTCGACGACGGGACCTTCTCGCGGGCGGCGGTGCCGTCCGGCGCCTCCACCGGCGCCTACGAGGCCAACGAGCGCCGCGACGGCGACAAGGGCCGCTACCTGGGCAAGGGTGTGGAGCAGGCCGTCGAGGCCGTCATCGAGGAGGTCGGGCCGGCCCTCGTCGGCCACGACGCCCACGAGCAGCGCCTCATCGACCAGGTCATGCTCGACCTGGACGGCACCCCGAACAAGAACCGCCTCGGCGCCAACGCCGTCCTCGGCGTCTCCCTGGCCGTCGCGAAGGCGGCCGCCTCGGCCGCCGACCTGCCGCTGTTCCGCTACCTCGGTGGCCCGAACGCCCACGTCCTGCCCGTGCCGATGATGAACATCGTCAACGGCGGCGCCCACGCCGACACCGGTGTGGCCATCCAGGAGTTCATGATCGCCCCCGTCGGCGCGGCCTCCTTCCGCGAGGCGCTGCGCTGGGGCGCCGAGACGTACCACGCGCTGAAGTCGGTGCTGAAGTCCCGCGGGCTGGCGACCGGCCTGGGTGACGAGGGCGGCTTCGCCCCCGACCTGCCGAGCAACAAGGACGCCCTCGACCTCATCCTCGAGGCCATCGGCAAGGCCGGCTTCCAGCCCGGTTCGGACATCGCGCTGGCGCTCGACGTCGCCGCGACGGAGTTCTTCGGCGAGGGCGGCTACGACTTCGAGGGCTCCAAGCGCTCGGCGGAGTGGATGACCGGCTACTACGAGGGCCTCGTCGCCGAGTACCCGCTGGTGTCCATCGAGGACCCGCTGTCCGAGGACGACTGGGACGGCTGGGTGCACATCACCAACGCCCTGGGCGGCAAGCTGCAGCTCGTCGGCGACGACCTGTTCGTCACCAACCCCGAGCGCCTGCAGAAGGGCATCGACCTCGGCGCCGGGAACTCGATGCTGGTCAAGGTCAACCAGATCGGCTCCCTCACGGAGACGCTGGACGCCGTGGACCTGGCCCACCGCAGCGGTTTCACCACGATGATGAGCCACCGCTCGGGTGAGACCGAGGACACGACGATCGCCGACCTCGCCGTCGCGGTGGGTTCGGGCCAGATCAAGACCGGCGCCCCGGCGCGCTCCGAGCGCGTCGCGAAGTACAACCAGCTCCTGCGCATCGAGGAGGAGCTGGACGACGCGGCCCGCTACGCCGGCGCCAAGGCGTTCCCGCGCTCGGCCGGTTTCACCGGGCGCGCCTGA
- a CDS encoding ROK family protein has product MTHVLAIDIGGTKIAAGLVADDGTVRHDREVPTDSRDAAAVGAALSALVTDVLVDARDADLEVADVVGIGSAGPVDTTTGTVHPVNIVSLRGFPLVDHVAAAATQALGRPVRAALAQDGQCFAAAEQWIGAAAGSPSMMGVVVSTGIGGGIVLDGRILAGKTGNAGFISHVGVVLDGELLPGSGAFGVVEAYASGPAMVRAAHAQGWRVGEQADAKALTADARGGDAIATAVIAAGTRALASAFLSTAALFDLTDIVVGGGVASAGDVLMDPLRRAYAEFAVYPHLADVRITPSALPRGSGLVGAGRLGWTELAG; this is encoded by the coding sequence GTGACCCACGTGCTGGCCATCGACATCGGTGGCACCAAGATCGCTGCAGGACTCGTCGCCGACGACGGCACCGTGCGCCACGACCGCGAGGTGCCCACCGACTCCCGCGACGCCGCCGCCGTGGGGGCCGCGCTGTCCGCCCTCGTCACCGACGTCCTCGTCGACGCGCGCGACGCCGACCTCGAGGTCGCCGACGTCGTCGGCATCGGGTCGGCCGGTCCCGTCGACACCACCACGGGCACGGTCCACCCCGTCAACATCGTCTCGCTGCGCGGCTTCCCCCTCGTCGACCACGTCGCCGCGGCGGCCACGCAGGCGCTCGGCCGGCCGGTGCGGGCGGCGCTCGCGCAGGACGGGCAGTGCTTCGCCGCCGCCGAGCAGTGGATCGGCGCCGCGGCCGGGTCGCCCTCGATGATGGGCGTCGTCGTCTCCACGGGCATCGGCGGCGGCATCGTCCTCGACGGGCGCATCCTCGCCGGCAAGACCGGCAACGCGGGGTTCATCAGCCACGTCGGCGTCGTCCTCGACGGCGAGCTGCTCCCCGGGTCCGGGGCGTTCGGCGTCGTGGAGGCCTACGCCAGCGGCCCCGCCATGGTCCGCGCCGCGCACGCCCAGGGCTGGCGCGTGGGGGAGCAGGCCGACGCCAAGGCGCTCACCGCCGACGCGCGCGGCGGCGACGCCATCGCCACGGCGGTCATCGCGGCCGGGACGCGCGCCCTGGCCTCGGCGTTCCTGTCGACGGCGGCGCTGTTCGACCTCACCGACATCGTCGTGGGCGGCGGCGTCGCCTCCGCCGGTGACGTGCTCATGGACCCCCTGCGCCGCGCCTACGCCGAGTTCGCCGTCTACCCGCACCTGGCCGACGTGCGCATCACGCCGTCGGCCCTGCCGCGCGGGTCGGGCCTGGTCGGCGCCGGCCGGCTCGGCTGGACCGAGCTCGCGGGCTGA
- a CDS encoding MazG family protein, translating into MTDPAPGSTLLDLVAVMDRLRSPGGCPWDAQQTHASLLPYLVEESYEVVDAVENGTREELRDELGDVLLQVVFHARVAQEDAEQPFDIDDVAAALVAKLERRHPHVFAGEAVAEDLQAGWDAIKATEKRRDSVLDGIPLQLPALARADKVLGRLQRNGLDTPADPEEGLTEEHVGAELLALVRRARAAGVDPEAALRGATRALEVDARRAEAASEHVSGR; encoded by the coding sequence ATGACCGACCCGGCGCCCGGCAGCACGCTCCTCGACCTCGTCGCCGTCATGGACCGGCTCCGCTCGCCCGGCGGCTGCCCGTGGGACGCGCAGCAGACGCACGCCTCGCTCCTGCCCTACCTGGTCGAGGAGAGCTACGAGGTCGTCGACGCCGTGGAGAACGGCACGCGCGAGGAGCTGCGGGACGAGCTCGGGGACGTGCTGCTGCAGGTCGTCTTCCACGCCCGCGTCGCCCAGGAGGACGCCGAGCAGCCCTTCGACATCGACGACGTCGCCGCGGCGCTCGTCGCGAAGCTGGAGCGGCGCCACCCGCACGTGTTCGCCGGCGAGGCCGTCGCCGAGGACCTGCAGGCCGGGTGGGACGCCATCAAGGCGACCGAGAAGCGCCGCGACAGCGTCCTGGACGGCATCCCGCTGCAGCTGCCGGCGCTGGCGCGCGCCGACAAGGTCCTGGGGCGGTTGCAGCGCAACGGGTTGGACACCCCCGCCGACCCCGAGGAGGGGCTGACCGAGGAGCACGTGGGGGCTGAGCTGCTCGCCCTCGTCCGCCGCGCCCGCGCCGCGGGCGTGGACCCCGAGGCGGCGCTGCGCGGGGCGACGCGGGCGCTGGAGGTCGACGCGCGCCGGGCCGAGGCCGCCTCGGAGCACGTCTCCGGTCGGTAG
- a CDS encoding Uma2 family endonuclease, which yields MTWDEYEAMPDDPHREYIDGMAVVTPAPGLRHQRISVALVTGLREVLPPTHDATVAWGWKPGRDEFIPDVLVWARADETDDRRFTGTPALVVEVLATNRRDDLLLKMTKYAASGLPRYWIVDPRERTLSVHVLDDSGVFRADRVLRDGDPAVPLDVGPASLVVDLRTLLP from the coding sequence ATGACCTGGGACGAGTACGAGGCGATGCCGGATGACCCCCACCGTGAGTACATCGACGGGATGGCTGTCGTGACCCCCGCGCCTGGCCTGCGGCACCAGAGGATCTCCGTCGCACTGGTGACTGGGCTGCGCGAGGTCCTCCCCCCCACGCACGACGCGACGGTGGCGTGGGGCTGGAAACCGGGGAGGGACGAGTTCATCCCCGACGTCCTCGTCTGGGCCCGCGCGGACGAGACGGACGACCGGCGGTTCACCGGCACCCCGGCACTGGTGGTGGAGGTGCTCGCCACCAACCGCCGCGACGATCTCCTGCTCAAGATGACCAAGTACGCCGCCTCCGGCCTGCCCCGCTACTGGATCGTCGACCCTCGCGAGCGCACGCTGTCGGTCCACGTGCTGGACGACAGCGGCGTGTTCCGCGCCGACCGGGTCCTGCGGGACGGCGACCCCGCCGTCCCGCTCGACGTGGGTCCCGCGAGTCTCGTCGTCGATCTCAGAACCCTCCTGCCCTGA